The following nucleotide sequence is from Harmonia axyridis chromosome 5, icHarAxyr1.1, whole genome shotgun sequence.
TCTCATTTACagaaaaataacaaatgaaacaatGTCAAAAACTCTTTACATAAAAAATCCTAAATTTTAGAGGGTTCCAGTTGAAATAAATGATCATGTAGGTAtgtatttttcgtattttttgaaattttcctccGTTTGAATATTTGATGGCAACGTATTGAAGAATCTTAGGCATATATCTTCTAGTTTTTTCGTATAAGtatgataattataaatataaagcacctTTTGTCATAACTGATCAGCATTTCATCATATCATTATCTATTCATGTTGCATCCAAACTTGTCAGGGGTTCAACCACGAACAAGCACTGTTTTAGACCTCcaactagaatttttgaatgggatAAATCAATTGAAGCTGTTCTATCcagcaaatattaatatgaGTATGAGTAAAATATGTGGGGACCATATCAGTgaggataattttttcaatacacctAAAACAAGACTTTGACTTTCATCCCTGccagattttccaaattatgCACTGCTTTAAgatcagaataatttaattaattatgtGCCGAGTACTAGTTTAACAGATTCAAGTTCAGATAGGATCAGAAATTACCAACCGAATACTGATACTGTTTccctttttgtgaagaaaagaccaggcattttaaatcaaattaatatcaagaaaaagagTCATTTAAcaaagagaatatttttttatattagtacCTAAATGTCGAAGGGAGCAGTTGTGTCGATTTAAGAAAAGGGAgctatattttcacttcatattGTTCTATTGCTATCACCTTATATACTTTCAATAAAAGTCTCTTCAGGATCACCatcaatttttcactttgttccagGTTTCAAAAGGCTTACGTTGGAGTTCTGCCAAAGAATTGAAGATTCCAATTCTCAATCAATCCTTCGATTTCCTGGATATTTGTCagtaatcacaaaaataattattttatcttcaaatgaaatgtttccttctTTAATATTTAAGTGGTACAAtacgatatatatataatttgattcaattatttcattaatttctgttcacaaatatcaatttgtataattatCTGCAATAAAAAGTATGTCAAAATTCGTTGAGTATTATTACTTAAGTAAAAAATAAGTTGGATGCAAaacctcactgaaatattgaaaaaactgtaattgatattacagttttttcacaattttcggtgcaggttttcattcaaattttgagttgtttggaattatgaaataataaggaGCCAAATGCGCAGAATCAACATCATTAGTTCCAATCCCTGCCCATAAGGTCGCCACAATCacgcttatttattttaccgCTGAGTCGTCACTCTTTTCCTCCTTTCTCTATGACGCTACGTCATTACATTACTGAACCTCCATCTTGTTGTTATGTCAATTGTCAACAGtgtcaaccatagaaaaatatatatcactGAATTGTCTCTTCTTCTAACAATGAGAACCTTCTGAAATaaagattgttattattattaacaaacttgTACCTGCAAGAAAATAAGAATCAGGAGAGAACTGAAATGAAACACAAAAGAGAGGTTGGAATTTACGCCGAAAACATTTCATCAGTAGATACAGTAGataaggatgaaatatgtttttgtgtgaaatagcgATACATTATTTCCTAACTCTGTCCCTCGGGTCGCTAGCATCTACATTTCAAACGACTGCACGCAGTCGTCAGTCTTCTCTTTATTTGTCTATGGTTCGAACGAACTAATCATTTTCAGAGAGACGACCCAATCGAACCATTCGTTCTGAATCTGAAGAATCTGAAGACCCGGGTCttttgattcgttcgttcgtgaACGACACAGCTCTacagtccatgttattataggtctatgttGTGTGCTGATAAGAACCCGTTATGATTAAAAAATTGGAGAATATAGTCAAGAATTATTTTGagcgataaaaaaaattctcaaatagTTTTTTAAAGAAAATGTTGGCAACGCTGAATCATTGACAAATTTTCATAACCCCAAACTATAAGATAAGgtgtcaaattttcaattttctctttaGTCCAATGTTCAACTCGAAAATTGTAATGAAATACTTGGAACTGCTAATGTAATATTTCCTGAAAATGTTCAGAATTTAATGAGAATTCTGTGAGCCATTTAAGCGACCTAGATATTGACTGAAAATTGATAgttatcattgaaatttttttcattaaaatggtATTCTCTGAAgtagagaaactaaaaagtcctGAATTGGTTGCATCAATTCAATGTTATTttggaattcagaaaaaaaatgtcattcAGGAACATACGAAAACTTGTAGGATAAAGGGCGAAAAGCATGATTTCAAAGCATATATTGTGACAAACAAATTTTGGTACTGGTTGTTCATTATTGGAACTGGACTTGGTGATGAAGCTTTTTATGCTTTATTTATTCCTTTTTGGTTCTGGAACATTGATGGAGCAGTTGGAAGGAGGGTTGTACTTGTTTGGGGAATTGTTATGTACATAGGTAGGATGAACAAATTCTACTGAATCAAAGTATTATTTCTTTCTAATCTGAAAGTATTAATTTGATAGTGATTTAGtccattataatttttataggACAAGGAATAAAAGATATTGTACAATGGCCTAGACCTGGAGCCCCAGTTTTTAGGCTTCACAATAAATGGGAACTAGAATATGGTATGCCTTCTACACATGCTATGGTTGGAGTATCTAttccattttctgttattttgtaTACAATGAACAGATATTTATATAATGTTCCCTTTTGTATCCTTTTTGCTGTTGCCTGGTGCACAGTTATTTGTCTCAGCAGGTTATACTTAGGAATGCATACTGTATTAGTAAGTATTCAACTATCCTGATCACTAAGGGGTTCTTACATGCACActtatttggaaaaaaccaaTGCACTACATATTGAATTCAATGACTCTTTCAGCCTATTGGTTGGTTTTTTAAGTGAACCAAAAATGTCTCACCAGTTCGGACAATTATTCTTAAAAATCAAAGAATTGTTATCAAAATTTTAAGCTTACTGcatgataaaaaaatctttggGGTTGACTGTGTAATACAGTTATATCTCCTTTCATCAAATCCTAACTGCTAAGTTAAACCTATTGTTGATGCACAAATtgttttgaacttgtttttgaaTACTTAGTACTATCTTTTGTGAATAGAATAGCCaagatacattttttatttctttttaggATATAATAGTGGGACTCCTATTAACAATTTTTCTGATGGTTCCATTAGTCCCATTGG
It contains:
- the LOC123679601 gene encoding sphingosine-1-phosphate phosphatase 1-like isoform X1, coding for MVFSEVEKLKSPELVASIQCYFGIQKKNVIQEHTKTCRIKGEKHDFKAYIVTNKFWYWLFIIGTGLGDEAFYALFIPFWFWNIDGAVGRRVVLVWGIVMYIGQGIKDIVQWPRPGAPVFRLHNKWELEYGMPSTHAMVGVSIPFSVILYTMNRYLYNVPFCILFAVAWCTVICLSRLYLGMHTVLDIIVGLLLTIFLMVPLVPLVDHLDHYLMTNPTSPFLLLVSSIVVIIYYPNSGKWTPTRGDTTMVLSVCVGILTGSWLNYQTGELTPSDLNPPYPIMWPSSIMFGCLILRSILGFTCIGLLKAFSENIFYSCMCALLRQDEANLKQSEHSLENKYKTIVELATKYLTCSFIGFCITYNLPQLFKYLRVERPNFFTEI
- the LOC123679601 gene encoding sphingosine-1-phosphate phosphatase 1-like isoform X2, which encodes MVFSEVEKLKSPELVASIQCYFGIQKKNVIQEHTKTCRIKGEKHDFKAYIVTNKFWYWLFIIGTGLGDEAFYALFIPFWFWNIDGAVGRRVVLVWGIVMYIGQGIKDIVQWPRPGAPVFRLHNKWELEYGMPSTHAMVGVSIPFSVILYTMNRYLYNVPFCILFAVAWCTVICLSRLYLGMHTVLDIIVGLLLTIFLMVPLVPLVDHLDHYLMTNPTSPFLLLVSSIVVIIYYPNSGKWTPTREPFCVKENSCITYGEGGITTPI